One Engraulis encrasicolus isolate BLACKSEA-1 chromosome 5, IST_EnEncr_1.0, whole genome shotgun sequence DNA segment encodes these proteins:
- the LOC134448862 gene encoding ATP-dependent DNA helicase Q1-like → MGICENPIVVVVSPLIALMEDQVREATALGISACQLDPDIEALIKRGSFNIVLGSPESWLSGKWRDMLTDEVYRKNLLGIVVDEVHLTYKWGRASKGQTAFRESFSRLGELRAIVKPGN, encoded by the exons ATGGGGATTTGCGAGAACCCAATTGTCGTGGTCGTCTCGCCACTAATCGCTCTAATGGAGGACCAGGTTCGAGAGGCGACTGCCCTGGGCATTTCTGCTTGCCAGCTGGACCCTGACATCGAAGCGCTAATCAAACGAGGCAGCTTCAACATTGTGCTAGGCAGTCCGGAGTCGTGGCTGAGTGGGAAATGGCGCGACATGTTGACCGACGAAGTCTACAGAAAAAATCTCCTGGGCATTGTCGTGGACGAAGTGCACCTCACTTACAAATG GGGAAGAGCTTCAAAGGGTCAGACTGCCTTCAGAGAGAGTTTTTCCAGACTGGGGGAACTTCGTGCTATTGTCAAACCAggtaattaa